In Pseudomonas sp. GCEP-101, one DNA window encodes the following:
- the hypC gene encoding HypC/HybG/HupF family hydrogenase formation chaperone, whose translation MCIGLPLHVLAVRPGAALCRDRHGEQRWIDTALVDSCAPGDWLLVFIDAAREHLSAERAAEIDATLALLDAALQGESADGQAAFALPSAMSAEHLASLLGQPHSKEPL comes from the coding sequence ATGTGCATCGGCCTGCCCCTGCACGTTCTCGCCGTGCGCCCCGGCGCGGCGCTGTGCCGCGACCGCCACGGCGAGCAACGCTGGATCGATACCGCCCTGGTGGACAGCTGCGCCCCGGGTGACTGGTTGCTGGTGTTCATCGACGCCGCCCGCGAGCACCTGTCGGCCGAGCGCGCGGCGGAAATCGACGCCACCCTCGCTCTGCTCGACGCCGCGCTGCAGGGCGAATCCGCCGATGGCCAGGCCGCCTTCGCCCTCCCCTCGGCCATGAGCGCCGAGCACCTGGCCAGCCTGCTCGGCCAACCACATTCCAAGGAGCCCCTATGA
- a CDS encoding HyaD/HybD family hydrogenase maturation endopeptidase, whose translation MTATAPAPAPRITVLGIGNLLWADEGFGVRCVEALQQRYEFADNVTLIDGGTQGLYLIQHVQQADYLLIFDAVDYNMAPGTLKFVADDEVPRFLGVKKLSLHQTGFQEVLMLAQLTGHYPQRVLLMGCQPERMDDYGGSLRPSVKAALELTVDAARQVLEEWGGAPRARITPLPEDEAVTMLNLDLQRYESERPSEQEACRLGDERVLARRG comes from the coding sequence ATGACCGCAACCGCCCCCGCCCCCGCGCCGCGCATCACCGTGCTCGGCATCGGCAACCTGCTGTGGGCCGACGAAGGCTTCGGCGTGCGCTGCGTCGAGGCGCTGCAGCAACGCTACGAGTTCGCCGACAACGTCACCCTGATCGATGGCGGCACCCAGGGCCTGTACCTGATCCAGCACGTGCAGCAGGCCGACTACCTGCTGATCTTCGACGCGGTGGACTACAACATGGCGCCCGGCACCCTGAAGTTCGTCGCCGATGACGAGGTGCCGCGCTTTCTCGGGGTGAAGAAGCTCAGCCTGCACCAGACCGGCTTCCAGGAAGTGCTGATGCTGGCCCAGCTCACCGGCCACTACCCGCAACGGGTGCTGCTGATGGGCTGCCAGCCCGAGCGCATGGACGATTATGGCGGCAGCCTGCGCCCCAGCGTGAAGGCGGCTCTGGAGCTGACCGTCGACGCCGCCCGGCAGGTACTGGAGGAATGGGGCGGCGCGCCGCGGGCGCGCATCACGCCACTGCCCGAGGACGAAGCCGTGACCATGCTCAACCTGGACCTGCAGCGCTACGAAAGCGAACGCCCCAGCGAGCAGGAGGCCTGCCGCCTGGGCGACGAGCGCGTGCTGGCGCGGCGCGGCTGA
- the cybH gene encoding Ni/Fe-hydrogenase, b-type cytochrome subunit, producing MSEHHSEYVYEAPVRLWHWINAACIVVLAVSGYFIGSPLPTQPGEASANFLMGYIRFAHFAAAYLFAVGIVGRAYWALVGNHHARELFWVPLTSAAYWRNFGVWLRYYLAMGPVPKPIFGHNPLSRFAMVFVFLLTALFMLFTGFALYGEGAQMGSWQESLFGWVLPLLGGSNNVRTLHHLGMWLMIIFIVAHIYAAVREEIYGRLNLIGSIITGYKSLKK from the coding sequence ATGTCCGAGCATCACAGCGAATACGTCTACGAGGCGCCCGTGCGCCTATGGCACTGGATCAACGCCGCGTGCATCGTGGTGTTGGCGGTGAGCGGCTATTTCATCGGCTCGCCGCTGCCGACCCAGCCGGGCGAAGCCAGCGCCAACTTCCTGATGGGCTATATCCGCTTCGCCCATTTCGCCGCGGCCTACCTGTTCGCCGTCGGCATCGTCGGCCGCGCCTACTGGGCGCTGGTCGGCAACCACCACGCCCGCGAGCTGTTCTGGGTGCCGCTCACCAGCGCGGCCTACTGGCGCAATTTCGGCGTCTGGTTGCGCTATTACCTGGCGATGGGCCCGGTGCCGAAACCGATCTTCGGGCACAACCCGCTGTCGCGCTTCGCCATGGTCTTCGTCTTCCTGCTCACCGCGCTGTTCATGCTGTTCACCGGCTTCGCCCTGTATGGCGAGGGCGCGCAGATGGGCTCCTGGCAGGAAAGCCTGTTCGGCTGGGTCCTGCCGTTGCTCGGCGGCTCGAACAACGTGCGCACCCTGCACCACCTGGGCATGTGGCTGATGATCATCTTCATCGTGGCGCACATCTATGCCGCCGTGCGCGAGGAAATCTACGGCCGCCTGAACCTGATCGGCAGCATCATCACCGGCTACAAGAGCCTGAAGAAATGA
- a CDS encoding nickel-dependent hydrogenase large subunit, whose translation MSNYSTQGFDLDNSGRRIVVDPVTRIEGHLRVEVNLDANNVIRNAVSTGTMWRGLEVILRGRDPRDAWAFVERICGVCTGCHALASVRAVEDALGIRIPPNAHLIREMMAKTLQVHDHVVHFYHLHALDWVDVVSALKADPKATSALQQLVSPSNPKSSPGYFRDVQNRLKKFVESGQLGPFMNGYWGNPAYKLPPEANLMAVTHYLEALDLQKEWVKIHTIFGGKNPHPNYLVGGVPCAINIDGDLAAGAPLNMERLNFVRARIDEALEFVRNVYVPDVLAIGTLYKQQGWLFGGGLAASNVMDYGTYAKVNYDDSTNQLPGGAILNGNWDEILPVDLRDPEQVQEFVNHSWYQYPDNDKGLHPWDGVTDPHYELGAATKGTRTAIEEIDESAKYSWVKSPRWRCHAMEVGPLARYILGYAHALKGNPHCQRVKEQLESSLQAVNHDLPRALGLSETDYSAKQLLPSTIGRTLARALEAEYCAEMMVDDWNELMGNIRNGDRATANVEKWDPKTWPAEAKGVGSVAAPRGALGHWIRIKDGRIENYQCVVPSTWNSSPRDGKGQIGAFEAALMNTPVAVADQPVEILRTLHSFDPCMACATHVMSEEGVELSTVAVR comes from the coding sequence ATGAGCAATTATTCCACCCAGGGTTTCGACCTGGACAACAGCGGCCGGCGCATCGTCGTCGACCCGGTGACCCGCATCGAGGGCCACCTGCGCGTCGAGGTCAACCTCGATGCCAACAACGTGATCCGCAACGCCGTCTCCACCGGCACCATGTGGCGCGGCCTCGAAGTCATCCTCAGGGGCCGCGACCCGCGCGATGCCTGGGCCTTCGTCGAGCGCATCTGCGGGGTGTGCACCGGCTGCCACGCCCTGGCCTCGGTCCGCGCGGTGGAGGATGCGCTGGGCATCCGCATTCCGCCCAACGCCCACCTGATCCGCGAAATGATGGCCAAGACCCTGCAGGTGCACGACCACGTCGTGCACTTCTACCACCTGCATGCGCTGGACTGGGTGGACGTGGTCTCCGCGCTCAAGGCCGACCCGAAGGCCACCTCGGCGCTGCAGCAACTGGTTTCGCCGTCGAATCCGAAATCGTCACCGGGTTATTTCCGCGACGTGCAGAACCGCCTGAAGAAGTTCGTCGAAAGCGGCCAGCTCGGCCCGTTCATGAACGGCTACTGGGGCAACCCGGCGTACAAGCTGCCGCCCGAAGCCAACCTGATGGCCGTCACCCACTACCTGGAAGCGCTGGACCTGCAGAAGGAATGGGTGAAGATCCACACCATCTTCGGCGGCAAGAACCCCCACCCCAACTACCTGGTGGGCGGCGTACCCTGCGCCATCAACATCGACGGCGACCTCGCCGCCGGCGCGCCGTTGAACATGGAGCGCCTGAACTTCGTGCGCGCGCGCATCGACGAGGCGCTGGAGTTCGTGCGCAACGTCTACGTGCCGGACGTGCTCGCCATCGGCACCCTGTACAAGCAGCAGGGCTGGCTGTTCGGCGGCGGCCTGGCAGCGAGCAACGTGATGGACTACGGCACCTACGCCAAGGTCAATTACGACGACAGCACCAACCAGTTGCCCGGCGGCGCGATCCTCAATGGCAACTGGGACGAGATCCTGCCGGTGGACCTGCGCGACCCGGAGCAGGTGCAGGAATTCGTCAACCACTCCTGGTACCAGTACCCGGACAACGACAAGGGCCTGCACCCCTGGGACGGCGTCACCGACCCGCACTACGAGCTGGGCGCCGCGACCAAGGGCACCCGCACCGCCATCGAGGAAATCGACGAGAGCGCCAAGTACTCCTGGGTCAAGTCGCCGCGCTGGCGGTGTCACGCCATGGAGGTCGGCCCGCTCGCCCGCTACATCCTCGGCTATGCCCACGCCCTCAAGGGCAACCCGCATTGCCAGCGGGTCAAGGAGCAGCTGGAAAGCTCGTTGCAGGCGGTCAACCACGACCTGCCCCGCGCCCTGGGCCTGAGCGAAACCGACTACAGCGCCAAGCAACTGCTGCCCAGCACCATCGGCCGCACCCTGGCCCGCGCACTGGAAGCCGAGTACTGCGCGGAGATGATGGTCGACGACTGGAACGAGCTGATGGGCAACATCCGCAACGGTGACCGCGCCACCGCCAACGTCGAGAAATGGGACCCGAAAACCTGGCCCGCCGAAGCCAAGGGCGTGGGCAGCGTCGCCGCGCCGCGCGGTGCGCTCGGCCACTGGATCCGCATCAAGGATGGGCGCATCGAGAACTACCAGTGCGTGGTGCCCAGCACCTGGAACAGCAGCCCGCGCGACGGCAAGGGGCAGATCGGCGCCTTCGAAGCCGCGCTGATGAACACTCCGGTCGCGGTGGCCGACCAGCCGGTGGAAATCCTGCGCACGCTGCACTCCTTCGACCCCTGCATGGCCTGCGCGACCCACGTGATGAGCGAGGAAGGCGTCGAGCTGAGCACGGTCGCCGTGCGTTGA
- a CDS encoding hydrogenase small subunit encodes MRRQGISRRSFIKFCSLTATSLGLGPAFMPKIAWAMENKPRTPVLWLHGLECTCCSESFIRSAHPLAKDVVLSMISLDYDDTLMASAGHQAEAILDEVMTKYKGNYILAVEGNPPLNQDGMSCIIGGKPFVEQLKRVSRDAKAIISWGSCASWGCVQAAKPNPTQAVPIHKVITDKPIIKVPGCPPIAEVMTGVITYMLTFDRIPELDRQGRPKMFYSQRIHDKCYRRPNFDAGQFVEAWDDDAARKGYCLYKVGCKGPTTYNACSTVRWNGGTSFPIQSGHGCIGCSEEGFWDKGSFYQHLTDINAFGVEANADRIGLAAAGTVGAAIAAHAAVSAIKRASNGKAHTSTHDA; translated from the coding sequence ATGCGCAGGCAGGGCATCTCGCGGCGCAGCTTCATCAAATTCTGCTCGCTGACCGCCACGTCGCTGGGCCTGGGCCCGGCCTTCATGCCGAAGATAGCCTGGGCGATGGAGAACAAGCCGCGCACCCCGGTGCTCTGGCTGCATGGCCTGGAATGCACCTGCTGCTCGGAATCCTTCATCCGTTCCGCGCACCCGCTGGCCAAGGACGTGGTGCTGTCGATGATCTCCCTCGACTACGACGACACCCTGATGGCGTCGGCCGGGCACCAGGCCGAGGCGATCCTCGACGAGGTGATGACCAAGTACAAGGGCAACTACATCCTCGCCGTGGAAGGCAACCCGCCGCTGAACCAGGACGGCATGAGCTGCATCATCGGCGGCAAGCCCTTCGTCGAGCAGCTCAAGCGCGTGTCCCGCGACGCCAAGGCGATCATCTCCTGGGGCTCCTGCGCCAGCTGGGGCTGCGTGCAGGCGGCCAAGCCGAACCCGACCCAGGCGGTGCCGATCCACAAGGTCATCACCGACAAGCCGATCATCAAGGTGCCCGGCTGCCCGCCCATCGCCGAAGTGATGACCGGCGTGATCACCTACATGCTGACCTTCGACCGCATCCCGGAGCTGGACCGCCAGGGCCGGCCGAAGATGTTCTACAGCCAGCGCATCCACGACAAATGCTATCGCCGGCCGAACTTCGACGCCGGCCAGTTCGTCGAGGCCTGGGACGACGACGCCGCGCGCAAGGGCTACTGCCTGTACAAGGTCGGCTGCAAGGGCCCGACCACCTACAACGCCTGCTCCACCGTGCGCTGGAACGGCGGCACCAGCTTCCCCATCCAGTCCGGCCACGGCTGCATCGGCTGCTCGGAAGAAGGCTTCTGGGACAAGGGCTCGTTCTACCAGCACCTGACCGACATCAACGCCTTCGGCGTGGAAGCCAACGCCGACCGCATCGGCCTCGCCGCCGCCGGTACGGTGGGCGCGGCCATCGCCGCCCACGCCGCGGTCTCCGCCATCAAGCGCGCCAGCAATGGCAAGGCGCACACCTCCACGCACGACGCCTGA
- a CDS encoding HoxN/HupN/NixA family nickel/cobalt transporter, with protein sequence MPRPASPRSTLTLFAGLITVNLLAWAWALIAFRDYPMLLGTAVLAYSFGLRHAVDADHIAAIDNATRKLIQEGQATHSVGLYFSLGHSSVVILASLLIAASAASLQGELEAFHGIGALIGTSVSAAFLLLVALINLVILRSVYRAFRRVRQGERVGEAELQGLLAGSGPIARLARPLFGLIRRSWHLYPLGFLFGLGFDTATEIGLLGIAASQAAQNLPMVSILVFPALFTAGMALVDSADSVLMTGAYRWAQVRPARKLYYNLTITSASVLVALLVGGLEALNLLAGQLGLEGGAWDFIAEVNEQFGLLGYLIVGLFVATWLLSWAFYRYKGYDRLDLSPA encoded by the coding sequence ATGCCGCGCCCGGCCTCGCCCCGCTCCACCCTCACCCTGTTCGCCGGCCTGATCACCGTCAACCTCCTCGCCTGGGCGTGGGCGCTGATCGCCTTCCGCGACTACCCGATGCTGCTCGGCACCGCGGTACTGGCCTACAGTTTCGGCCTGCGCCACGCGGTGGATGCCGACCATATCGCCGCCATCGACAACGCCACGCGCAAGCTGATCCAGGAGGGCCAGGCCACGCACAGCGTCGGCTTGTACTTCTCCCTCGGCCACAGCAGCGTGGTGATCCTCGCCTCGCTGCTGATCGCCGCGAGCGCCGCCAGCCTGCAAGGGGAACTGGAAGCCTTCCACGGCATCGGCGCCCTCATCGGCACTTCGGTGTCGGCGGCCTTCCTGCTGCTGGTGGCGCTGATCAACCTGGTGATCCTGCGCTCGGTCTACCGTGCGTTTCGCCGCGTGCGCCAGGGCGAACGGGTGGGCGAAGCCGAGCTGCAGGGCCTGCTCGCCGGCAGCGGCCCGATCGCCCGCCTGGCGCGGCCGCTGTTCGGCCTGATCCGCCGCAGTTGGCACCTCTATCCGCTGGGGTTCCTGTTCGGCCTGGGCTTCGACACCGCCACGGAAATCGGCCTGCTCGGCATCGCCGCGAGCCAGGCGGCGCAAAACCTGCCGATGGTGTCGATCCTGGTGTTCCCGGCGCTGTTCACCGCCGGCATGGCGCTGGTCGACAGCGCCGACAGCGTGCTGATGACCGGCGCCTATCGCTGGGCCCAGGTGCGCCCGGCGCGCAAGCTCTACTACAACCTCACCATCACCTCGGCCTCGGTGCTGGTGGCGCTGCTGGTAGGCGGCCTGGAGGCGCTCAACCTGCTGGCCGGGCAACTGGGGCTGGAAGGCGGCGCGTGGGATTTCATTGCCGAGGTGAACGAGCAGTTCGGCCTGCTCGGCTACCTGATCGTCGGCCTGTTCGTGGCCACCTGGCTGCTGTCCTGGGCGTTCTATCGCTACAAGGGCTATGACCGACTGGACCTCTCCCCGGCCTGA
- a CDS encoding sensor histidine kinase, translating into MARKPPSHLDEDAWLEVIGKMDEVYSQLVQDEIELEQKNAELEQSQQFIASMLGSMSDILLACDPEGLIEESNPSLRKLVGSDERGVLGRSVYSLLGDDASVERLRHLLGGLRRDNASASLEVNLRGADGALLPVDLSCTVRSGAHGRCLGHVLVGRPLGELQHAYRQLHDAHEALKRTQQQLLHAEKMASLGRLVAGVAHELNNPISFVLANTHVLGGYGKRLQDYLHAVHEEQPLAQREMLRRQLRIDPLLADLPSLIEGTLEGAQRTADIVSALKRFSAMDRGHPGEAALNDVIERAIHWITRGTAPDLVVHWQPAGDVQVQGNAGQLLQVLMNLTQNAYDAARSVAAEPPQLWIALAREPGWAALTLHDNGPGIAEQHLSQVFEPFFTTKPAGQGTGLGLAISYGIVERCGGSLEAGNHPAGGAIFRLRLPVLD; encoded by the coding sequence ATGGCCCGCAAACCGCCGTCGCACCTGGACGAAGACGCCTGGCTGGAAGTCATCGGCAAGATGGACGAGGTCTACTCGCAACTGGTCCAGGACGAGATCGAGCTGGAGCAGAAGAACGCCGAGCTGGAGCAGTCGCAGCAGTTCATCGCGAGCATGCTGGGGTCGATGTCGGACATCCTCCTGGCGTGCGACCCGGAAGGCCTGATCGAGGAATCCAACCCCTCGCTGCGCAAGCTGGTCGGTAGTGACGAACGCGGCGTGCTGGGTCGCTCGGTCTATTCCCTGCTGGGCGATGACGCCAGCGTGGAGCGGCTGCGCCACCTGCTCGGCGGCCTGCGCCGGGACAACGCCAGTGCCAGCCTGGAGGTCAACCTCCGCGGCGCCGACGGCGCGCTGCTGCCGGTGGACCTGAGTTGCACGGTACGCAGCGGCGCCCATGGGCGCTGCCTCGGCCATGTGCTGGTGGGGCGCCCGCTGGGCGAGTTGCAGCACGCCTACCGCCAGCTGCACGACGCCCACGAAGCGCTCAAGCGCACCCAGCAGCAATTGCTGCATGCCGAGAAGATGGCGTCCCTCGGCCGCCTGGTCGCCGGCGTGGCCCACGAGCTGAACAACCCGATCAGCTTCGTGCTGGCCAACACCCATGTGCTGGGGGGCTATGGCAAGCGCCTGCAGGACTACCTGCACGCGGTGCACGAAGAACAGCCGCTGGCGCAGCGCGAGATGCTGCGTCGGCAACTGCGCATCGACCCGCTGCTGGCCGACCTGCCGTCGCTGATCGAAGGCACGCTGGAAGGCGCGCAACGCACCGCCGATATCGTCAGCGCCCTCAAGCGCTTCTCGGCCATGGACCGTGGCCACCCTGGCGAGGCGGCGCTCAACGACGTCATCGAGCGCGCCATCCACTGGATCACCCGCGGCACCGCGCCGGACCTGGTCGTGCACTGGCAACCCGCCGGCGACGTGCAGGTGCAGGGAAACGCGGGGCAATTGCTGCAGGTGCTGATGAACCTGACGCAGAACGCCTACGACGCCGCCCGCTCCGTCGCCGCCGAGCCGCCGCAACTGTGGATCGCGCTGGCCCGCGAGCCGGGCTGGGCCGCCCTCACCCTGCACGACAATGGCCCCGGCATCGCCGAGCAGCACCTCAGCCAGGTATTCGAACCCTTCTTCACCACCAAGCCCGCCGGCCAGGGCACCGGCCTGGGCCTGGCGATCAGCTACGGCATCGTCGAGCGTTGCGGCGGCTCGCTGGAAGCCGGCAACCATCCCGCGGGCGGCGCGATATTCCGCCTGCGCCTGCCAGTGCTGGATTGA
- the nikR gene encoding nickel-responsive transcriptional regulator NikR: MQRLTISLDDKLADALDQMIRAQGYGNRSEALRDILRRHIEQSRVREDAESLHCVANLSYVYDHHARTLAERVMTLQHAHHDLTIASQHVHLDHDHCLESLMLKGPVQQVRAFAERLSAERGVRHGQLNLIPVAASHTEHAHPHLHPTS, encoded by the coding sequence ATGCAACGCCTCACCATCTCCCTCGACGACAAGCTGGCCGACGCCCTCGACCAGATGATTCGCGCCCAGGGTTACGGCAATCGCTCCGAGGCGCTGCGCGACATCCTGCGTCGCCACATCGAGCAATCGCGCGTGCGCGAGGACGCCGAGTCGCTGCACTGCGTCGCCAACCTGAGCTACGTCTACGACCACCACGCGCGCACCCTCGCCGAACGGGTGATGACCCTGCAGCACGCGCACCACGACCTGACGATCGCCAGCCAGCACGTGCACCTGGACCATGACCACTGCCTGGAAAGCCTGATGCTCAAGGGCCCGGTGCAACAGGTGCGCGCCTTCGCCGAGCGCCTGAGTGCCGAGCGCGGCGTGCGCCACGGGCAACTGAACCTGATCCCGGTGGCCGCGTCGCACACCGAGCACGCCCACCCGCACCTGCACCCCACGAGCTGA